Proteins from one Rosa chinensis cultivar Old Blush chromosome 7, RchiOBHm-V2, whole genome shotgun sequence genomic window:
- the LOC112175493 gene encoding alpha/beta hydrolase domain-containing protein 17B yields the protein MGGVTSSMAAKLAFFPPNPPSYKVIKGQATGLLLIDPFPHRENVDVLKFQTRRGNEIVAVYVRHPMATSTVLYSHGNATDIGQMYELFIELSIHLRVNLMGYDYSGYGQSSGKPSEHNTYADIEAAYKCLEERYGAKQEDIILYGQSVGSGPTVDLAARLPQLRAIVLHSPILSGLRVMYSVKRSYWFDIYKNIDKIPLVKCPVLVIHGTCDEVVDCSHGKQLWLLCQEKYEPLWLKGGNHCNLELYPEYIRHLNKFISTIEKAPPRKLSSRKSTDCVERPRHSVEYPRHSVDYSELPRKSTDKREKSRRSTDRRPEKLRLNDYKLNNSDKLEKFRISVDQIERSRRSVEYHHERSSRRSVDHQLEKPRRSVDWLDRIRAG from the exons ATGGGTGGGGTTACTTCATCCATGGCTGCAAAGCTTGCGTTTTTCCCACCAAACCCACCTTCCTACAAGGTCATTAAGGGCCAGGCAACTGGGCTCTTGCTCATCGACCCTTTTCCCCACCGTGAAAACGTCGACGTTTTGAAGTTTCAGACCCGCCGCGGCAATGAGATCGTGGCCGTTTATGTCCGCCACCCAATGGCCACCTCCACCGTTCTGTATTCTCATGGCAACGCTACTGATATAGGCCAGATGTACGAGCTCTTCATTGAATTGAGTATTCACCTGCGTGTCAATCTCATGGG GTATGATTACTCTGGATATGGGCAGTCATCAGGCAAG CCAAGTGAACATAATACTTATGCAGATATTGAAGCTGCATATAAGTGTCTCGAAGAGAGGTATGGTGCCAAGCAGGAGGACATAATCCTCTATGGTCAATCTGTCGGAAGTGGCCCTACTGTTGATCTTGCTGCTCGTTTGCCTCAACTGAGAGCAATTGTTCTGCATAGTCCGATATTATCAGGGTTAAGAGTTATGTATTCTGTGAAGCGCAGTTATTGGTTTGATATCTACAAG AACATTGATAAAATCCCACTGGTGAAATGTCCTGTGCTGGTAATACAT GGAACATGTGATGAAGTTGTTGACTGCTCTCACGGCAAGCAACTTTGGCTACTGTGCCAAGAGAAATACGAACCTCTATGGCTCAAAGGCGGAAATCACTGCAATTTGGAACTCTATCCGGAATATATTAGACATCTCAACAAGTTCATATCCACTATTGAAAAAGCGCCTCCACGCAAGTTGAGTTCAAGGAAGAGCACAGACTGTGTCGAACGTCCTAGGCATAGTGTTGAATATCCTAGGCACAGTGTTGATTACTCTGAGCTTCCGAGGAAGAGTACTGATAAGAGAGAAAAATCAAGGAGAAGCACTGATAGACGACCTGAAAAGCTGAGACTTAATGATTACAAGTTAAATAACAGTGACAAGCTAGAGAAATTTAGGATCTCTGTTGATCAGATAGAGAGGTCCCGAAGGAGCGTCGAATACCACCATGAGAGATCATCTAGGAGAAGCGTTGACCATCAGCTAGAAAAACCAAGGAGAAGTGTCGACTGGCTGGACAGAATTCGAGCTGGGTAA
- the LOC112178672 gene encoding autophagy-related protein 16 gives MSQEEVARKAIKHALKALRKRHLLEEGAHAPAYIALANPIAHQGSEWKEKADNLELELQQCYKAQSRLSEQLVVEVAESRSSKALLQEKEAAIVDQQNELTQKRDECSQLKAELEKKIQALELVMSENNEIRAQLEEMSVRAKNAEAENKVLIDRWMLEKMKDAERLNEANALYEEMLERIKASGLQKLAMQQVDGVVRQSEEGAEYFVESTNPTTCKNRINAHDGGCASILFEYNSGKLISGGQDGTIKMWDTSTGALTNTLHGCIGSVLDLSITHDNRSIIAASSSNKLYIWDANLGRVRHTLTGHMDKVCAVDVSKFSSRHIVSAAYDRTIKVWDLQKGYCTNTIIFPKHCNALCFSMDGQTICSGHVDGNLRLWDIQKGKLLNEVAAHSNAVTSISLSRSGNMVLTSGRDNVHHLFDMRTLEVCGTLRATGNRVASNWSRSCISPDDNYVAAGSADGAVYIWSIAKGDIVSTLKEHTNSVLCCSWSGHGKPLASADKNGVICTWT, from the exons AT GTCGCAGGAGGAGGTAGCTAGGAAGGCGATTAAGCACGCGCTGAAGGCTCTAAGGAAGCGGCATTTGCTTGAAGAAGGTGCTCATGCTCCAGCGTATATCGCTCTCGCCAATCCAATTGCTCATCAG GGCTCTGAATGGAAGGAAAAGGCTGATAATTTGGAACTGGAGCTTCAACAATGCTATAAAGCTCAATCTCGGCTGTCGGAGCAGCTTGTGGTGGAAGTAGCAGAGTCTAGGTCTTCGAAAGCTTTACTTCAGGAGAAAGAAGCAGCGATTGTGGATCAGCAGAATGAGCTGACACAAAAAAG GGATGAGTGCTCTCAGTTGAAGGCGGAGTTAGAAAAGAAGATTCAAGCTCTAGAGTTGGTTATGAGTGAGAACAATGAAATACGGGCGCAGCTAGAAGAAATGTCTGTTAGAGCTAAGAATGCTGAAGCTGAAAATAAGGTGTTAATTGACCGCTGGATGTTGGAAAAAATGAAGGATGCTGAACGCCTAAATGAG GCAAATGCACTATATGAAGAAATGCTTGAGCGGATCAAGGCCAGTGGTTTGCAAAAACTAGCCATGCAGCAAGTAGATGGTGTGGTCCGCCAAAGTGAAGAAGGTGCTGAGTACTTTGTGGAGTCAACCAATCCCACCACATGCAAGAACAGGATCAATGCCCATGACGGTGGCTGTGCTTCCATATTATTTGAGTACAACTCAGGCAAATTGATTTCTGGTGGACAGGATGGGACAATCAAAATGTGGGATACAAGTACAGGGGCTTTGACTAATACACTTCATGGTTGCATTGGTTCTGTTCTTGACCTTTCCATTACCCATGATAATAGATCTATCATCGCAGCAAGCAGTTCGAACAAATTGTACATATGGGATGCTAACTTGGGGAGAGTGCGCCATACTCTCACCGGCCACATGGATAAAGTTTGTGCTGTAGATGTGAGTAAGTTCTCAAGTCGTCACATTGTGAGTGCAGCCTACGATCGTACTATAAAAGTCTGGGATTTGCAAAAAGGTTACTGCACCAACACAATAATCTTCCCCAAACACTGCAATGCTCTTTGCTTCAGCATGGACGGGCAGACCATTTGCTCAGGTCATGTTGATGGGAATCTTCGGCTGTGGGATATCCAGAAAGGAAAGCTACTCAACGAAGTGGCTGCACACTCAAATGCTGTTACGTCTATATCTTTGTCGCGAAGTGGCAACATGGTATTGACGAGTGGGAGGGACAATGTGCATCACCTTTTCGATATGAGAACCCTAGAAGTTTGTGGCACATTGAGAGCCACCGGAAACAGAGTAGCATCTAATTGGAGCCGGTCCTGTATCAGTCCAGATGACAATTACGTTGCTGCTGGATCTGCCGATGGTGCTGTGTATATCTGGTCTATAGCCAAAGGTGACATTGTGAGCACTCTGAAGGAACACACTAATTCTGTCCTCTGCTGCTCATGGAGTGGACATGGAAAACCTCTAGCTTCTGCGGACAAGAATGGAGTAATTTGTACTTGGACGTGA
- the LOC112178674 gene encoding uncharacterized protein LOC112178674, with the protein MVKVATYFAMTLGAFVFWQTMDKVHVWIALHQDEKQERLEREMEVKRYREELLQEQARQRKAEA; encoded by the exons ATGGTGAAGGTCGCAACCTACTTCGCTATGACTTTGGGAGCTTTCGTTTTCTGGCAAACCATGGACAAAGTCCACGTCTGGATCGCTCTGCATCAGGACGAAAAG CAAGAAAGACTGGAAAGGGAAATGGAAGTTAAGAGGTATAGAGAAGAGCTACTTCAGGAGCAAGCCAGACAAAGGAAGGCCGAAGCATGA